CCTAATCCGTTTTTTACATTAATTATCAGCGGAATCGTTTCAGCTTTAGTAGCACTGACACTTGCTTTTCCTGTATTTAGGGTAAGAGGTGATTATCTTGCTATCGTTACTTTAGGATTCGGATTTATTATCAGAATTTTCTTAATCAATAATCCGGAAATTTCAAACGGTTCTATGGGGCTTGACTCAATTCCCGGGTTTGCAAGTTATTTCTGGATAGGGTTTACCGCTCTTGTAACTATCGTACTTGTTTATAATATTGTATATTCTAAATACGGACGTGCGATGAAAGCGGTAAGAGATGATGAAGATGCGGCTCTTGCGATGGGTGTTAATACATTTAAAACAAAAACATTGGCTTTTATGACAAGTGCATTTTTTGAAGGTGTGGGAGGAGGACTTTTAGCAAGTTCTATCGGTTCAATTTCTCCTGATCAGTTTACGTTTATGCTAACATTCCAATTATTAATTATTATCGTTCTTGGCGGTCTTGGAAGTATGAGTGGTGCTATTATAGGAACGCTTCTGTTTATCGGCGGTATGGAAGTGTTGAGACCTCTTGACGACGCAACGTGGTCAATTGGTCCTGTGCATGGAATTCCGGGCCTTAGAATGGTTGTGTTTAGTTTAATTCTTTTAGGCATAATGTTATTTGCGAGAAAAGGGCTTTTCGGTGACAAAGAAATTTGGGATTATGTTAAATTTAAAAAGAAATAGTTTTTAAGGAGATTTAATGAGCGATATTTTAAAAATAGGAAAATATGAATTTACAAGCAGACTGATAGTAGGAAGCGGTAAATATCCAGATTTTCAAACTACAAGAGACGCAACACTTGCAAGTGGTGCGGAAATGATTACTGTTGCGGTAAGACGTGTAAATATAATGGATCCTAATGAAGAAAACTTAATGGATTATTTCAAAGATACGGATGTTAAGATTTTGCCAAACTCTGCTGGTTGTACTACGGCAGAAGAAGCGATCACACTTTTCAGACTTGTGAGAGAAGCTACAGGAATTGATATTATTAAACTTGAAGTTATCGGTGACACGGCTAAAACTCTTTATCCAGATGTAATGGAGACGCTAAAGGCGTGTGAAGTATTAGCCAAAGAAGATTTCACAATTATGGCTTATACGAACGATGATCCTATTATGGCAAAAAGATTGGAAAATGCCGGAGCTCATGCGGTTATGCCTCTTGCCGCGCCTATCGGAAGCGGACTTGGCGTTCAAAACAGATACAATGTTGTATTTGTAAAAGACGCTGTAAACGTACCTGTAATTGTTGATGCGGGTATAGGAACTGCAAGCGACGCTGCAGTAGCGATGGAACTTGGAGCTGACGGAGTGCTTACAAATACGGCAATCGCACAAGCCAAAAACCCTATAGCGATGGCGGAAGCTATGAAACATGCAGTTATTGCAGGTAGAATGGCTTACAAAGCCGGAAGAATACCTAAAAAGCCTTATGCAACAGCCTCATCTCCTCTTGAAGGTCTAATAGAGTTTTAATTATAAGCGGGGATTCCCGCTTTTATTTTTGATTTTATAAGTGACAGACACTTAATATATTTATATATTTTAAATTAAGATACAATTTTAATATGTGTTTAAAAAGGTTTAAAAAGGTATATTATGAAAACATTTGTATTTATTTTATTAGTAGGAATAGTTATTTATTTTGGAGCGGTTATTTATTTGTATGTTACGCAAGAAAGTAAAATATTTAATCGAAAATGGGCTAAAGAGTATGTGCCTAAGGTTGCTAAAAAGATATCGTTTAAAACAAGTGATGGAATTATTTTGGAAGGTGCGGTTACAAAAAACAATGAAAACTCACCTTTGGTTTTGTATTTTAGCGGTAATGCTAATAATGTTATTGAGTTTTTAGATAATATTGCCCCTAAAATCAGAGGATTTAATTTTATAGGTTTTAATTATCCGGGATATGCAGGAAGTGAAGGCAAACCTTGTGAGAAATGTATATTAAAATATTCTCTTGAGATATTTGACAAATACAAACCAGATATCATTATCGGAAGAAGTTTGGGAAGCGCAGTGGCAGCGTATGTAGCATCTAAAAGAGGCATCAAAAAACTTGTTTTAATAACACCTTTTGACTCAATTGTTAATGTAGCAAAAAGTAAATATCCTTTTTTACCTGTTGATAAATTAGTAAAATATAAATTTACTGAGATTGAATGGATAAAAAAAGTTAAAGCACCCGTTA
This genomic interval from Nautilia profundicola AmH contains the following:
- a CDS encoding thiazole synthase, whose product is MSDILKIGKYEFTSRLIVGSGKYPDFQTTRDATLASGAEMITVAVRRVNIMDPNEENLMDYFKDTDVKILPNSAGCTTAEEAITLFRLVREATGIDIIKLEVIGDTAKTLYPDVMETLKACEVLAKEDFTIMAYTNDDPIMAKRLENAGAHAVMPLAAPIGSGLGVQNRYNVVFVKDAVNVPVIVDAGIGTASDAAVAMELGADGVLTNTAIAQAKNPIAMAEAMKHAVIAGRMAYKAGRIPKKPYATASSPLEGLIEF
- a CDS encoding branched-chain amino acid ABC transporter permease translates to MEKVKLNLKDMSAAKYFGIIAAVTAVFLGFLYISPNLFNDYTITVLGNVYIFIILAVSYNLINGVTGQFSLEPNGFVAIGAYVTALLMLSPEVKADMYMIADPYPFIKDIFLPNPFFTLIISGIVSALVALTLAFPVFRVRGDYLAIVTLGFGFIIRIFLINNPEISNGSMGLDSIPGFASYFWIGFTALVTIVLVYNIVYSKYGRAMKAVRDDEDAALAMGVNTFKTKTLAFMTSAFFEGVGGGLLASSIGSISPDQFTFMLTFQLLIIIVLGGLGSMSGAIIGTLLFIGGMEVLRPLDDATWSIGPVHGIPGLRMVVFSLILLGIMLFARKGLFGDKEIWDYVKFKKK
- a CDS encoding alpha/beta hydrolase, with the translated sequence MKTFVFILLVGIVIYFGAVIYLYVTQESKIFNRKWAKEYVPKVAKKISFKTSDGIILEGAVTKNNENSPLVLYFSGNANNVIEFLDNIAPKIRGFNFIGFNYPGYAGSEGKPCEKCILKYSLEIFDKYKPDIIIGRSLGSAVAAYVASKRGIKKLVLITPFDSIVNVAKSKYPFLPVDKLVKYKFTEIEWIKKVKAPVNVLLVENDDIIPQRNIDNLLKNIPNLNKKIIINGVKHGYIYEYKNIEKVIEDLLLQ